A genomic region of Enterobacter hormaechei ATCC 49162 contains the following coding sequences:
- the lgt gene encoding prolipoprotein diacylglyceryl transferase yields the protein MNSGYLHFPEFDPVIFSIGPVALHWYGLMYLVGFVFAMWLAGRRASRPGSGWTKNEVENLLYAGFLGVFLGGRIGYVLFYNFPVFLNDPLYLFRVWDGGMSFHGGLIGVILVMVIFARRTKRNFFQVADFIAPLIPFGLGAGRLGNFINGELWGRVDPSVPFTMLFPGSRAEDIALLPSHPEWQSIFDTYGVLPRHMSQLYELALEGVVLFIILNLYIRKPRPMGAVSGLFLIGYGAFRIIVEFFRQPDAQFTGEWVQYISMGQILSIPMIVAGAIMMIWAYRRRPQQQLS from the coding sequence ATGAACAGTGGTTATCTGCATTTTCCGGAATTCGATCCGGTAATTTTCTCTATAGGACCCGTCGCGCTTCACTGGTACGGTCTGATGTACCTGGTGGGCTTCGTCTTTGCCATGTGGCTGGCTGGCCGTCGCGCCAGTCGTCCGGGCAGCGGCTGGACGAAGAACGAAGTGGAAAACCTGCTGTATGCTGGCTTCCTCGGCGTCTTCCTGGGCGGCCGCATCGGTTATGTCCTGTTCTATAACTTCCCGGTATTCCTGAACGACCCTCTCTATCTGTTCCGCGTCTGGGACGGCGGCATGTCCTTCCACGGCGGGCTGATTGGTGTGATCCTGGTTATGGTGATCTTCGCCAGACGCACCAAACGGAACTTCTTCCAGGTGGCTGACTTTATTGCGCCGCTAATTCCGTTTGGGCTGGGCGCAGGGCGTCTGGGCAACTTCATCAACGGTGAACTGTGGGGGCGTGTCGATCCGAGCGTGCCGTTTACCATGCTGTTCCCGGGCTCTCGCGCAGAGGATATCGCGCTGCTGCCTTCGCATCCTGAGTGGCAGTCTATTTTCGATACTTACGGCGTTCTGCCGCGCCATATGTCTCAGCTTTATGAGCTGGCGCTGGAAGGCGTGGTGCTGTTTATCATCCTGAATCTGTATATCCGCAAACCGCGCCCAATGGGGGCCGTCTCTGGTCTGTTCCTGATTGGCTACGGCGCGTTTCGTATCATCGTCGAGTTCTTCCGCCAGCCGGATGCGCAGTTTACCGGCGAATGGGTACAGTACATCAGCATGGGGCAAATCCTCTCCATCCCGATGATTGTCGCGGGTGCCATTATGATGATTTGGGCGTATCGTCGTCGTCCACAGCAACAACTTTCCTGA
- the rppH gene encoding RNA pyrophosphohydrolase — protein MIDDDGYRPNVGIVICNRQGQVMWARRYGQHSWQFPQGGINPGESPEQAMYRELFEEVGLSRKDVRILASTRNWLRYKLPKRLVRWDTKPVCIGQKQKWFLLQLVGNDSDINMQTSSTPEFDGWRWVSYWYPVRQVVSFKRDVYRRVMKEFASVVMQLQETPPKPQSAPAWRRKRG, from the coding sequence GTGATTGATGACGATGGCTACCGCCCAAACGTAGGAATAGTAATTTGTAATCGTCAGGGCCAGGTGATGTGGGCCCGGCGATATGGTCAGCACTCCTGGCAGTTCCCGCAAGGCGGGATCAATCCTGGAGAGTCCCCAGAACAAGCGATGTACCGGGAGCTGTTTGAAGAGGTTGGTTTAAGCCGAAAAGATGTTCGCATCCTGGCTTCGACCCGCAACTGGTTGCGTTACAAGTTACCGAAACGTTTGGTGCGTTGGGACACAAAGCCGGTTTGTATCGGCCAGAAACAGAAGTGGTTTCTTTTGCAGTTGGTAGGCAACGATTCAGATATCAATATGCAAACCAGCAGTACGCCAGAGTTTGATGGCTGGCGCTGGGTAAGTTACTGGTATCCGGTTCGTCAGGTCGTGTCATTTAAGCGCGATGTATACCGTAGGGTGATGAAAGAGTTCGCAAGTGTCGTTATGCAGCTTCAGGAGACCCCTCCGAAGCCACAGAGCGCACCTGCCTGGCGACGTAAAAGAGGTTAA
- the thyA gene encoding thymidylate synthase → MKQYLELMKKVLDEGTPKNDRTGTGTLSIFGHQMRFNLQEGFPLVTTKRCHLRSIIHELLWFLQGDTNVAYLHENNVSIWDEWADENGDLGPVYGKQWRAWPTPDGRHIDQITTVMNQLKNDPDSRRIIVSAWNVGELDKMALAPCHAFFQFYVADGKLSCQLYQRSCDVFLGLPFNIASYALLVHMMAQQCDLEVGDFVWTGGDTHLYSNHMEQTHLQLTREPRALPKLVIKRKPDSIFDYRFDDFEIEGYDPHPGIKAPVAI, encoded by the coding sequence ATGAAACAGTATCTTGAATTGATGAAAAAAGTGCTCGACGAGGGCACGCCGAAAAACGACCGCACCGGTACCGGGACGCTCTCCATTTTTGGCCACCAGATGCGCTTCAATCTGCAAGAAGGCTTTCCTCTGGTGACAACGAAGCGCTGCCATCTGCGCTCAATCATTCATGAACTGCTCTGGTTCCTGCAAGGCGATACCAACGTTGCTTATCTGCATGAAAACAATGTCTCCATCTGGGACGAGTGGGCAGATGAAAACGGCGACCTTGGGCCGGTTTACGGCAAGCAATGGCGCGCGTGGCCTACTCCGGACGGTCGCCATATCGACCAGATCACAACCGTCATGAATCAGCTGAAAAATGACCCGGACTCGCGCCGTATCATTGTTTCTGCCTGGAACGTGGGTGAACTGGATAAAATGGCGCTGGCACCTTGCCATGCCTTCTTCCAGTTTTACGTGGCGGATGGCAAACTCTCCTGCCAGCTCTATCAGCGTTCCTGCGATGTGTTCCTCGGCCTGCCGTTTAACATCGCCAGCTACGCGCTGTTAGTGCACATGATGGCGCAGCAGTGCGATCTCGAAGTCGGCGATTTTGTCTGGACGGGCGGTGATACCCACCTTTACAGCAACCATATGGAACAGACGCACCTCCAGCTGACGCGCGAACCGCGTGCATTGCCGAAGCTGGTGATCAAACGTAAACCGGACTCGATCTTCGATTACCGTTTTGATGATTTCGAGATTGAGGGCTACGACCCGCATCCCGGCATTAAAGCTCCTGTCGCCATCTGA
- the mutH gene encoding DNA mismatch repair endonuclease MutH, which translates to MHSLAPLLSPPVSEVQLLQQAQRLAGYSLGELAVMAGLTIPNDLKRDKGWIGVLLERWLGASAGSKPEQDFAALGVELKTIPIDSQGRPLETTFVCVAPLTGNSGVTWETSHVRHKLKRVLWVPVEGDRQIPLAARRVGAPLLWSPNEEEERQLSQDWEELMDMIVLGQVERITARHGEVLQLRPKAANSKALTEAVGAKGEPILTLPRGFYLKKNFTGALLARHFLLKT; encoded by the coding sequence ATGCATTCTCTCGCCCCCCTGCTCTCCCCTCCCGTCAGTGAAGTGCAATTGCTCCAGCAGGCACAACGTCTGGCAGGCTATTCACTGGGTGAGCTGGCCGTGATGGCGGGGTTGACGATACCCAACGATCTGAAGCGTGATAAGGGCTGGATTGGCGTGTTGCTGGAGCGCTGGCTGGGCGCAAGCGCGGGCAGTAAACCCGAGCAAGATTTTGCGGCGCTGGGCGTTGAGCTAAAGACGATCCCCATCGATAGCCAGGGGCGGCCGCTGGAAACGACCTTTGTCTGCGTTGCGCCACTAACGGGGAACAGCGGAGTGACATGGGAAACCAGTCACGTCAGGCATAAGCTGAAGCGGGTGTTGTGGGTACCCGTTGAGGGCGACAGGCAGATCCCGCTGGCAGCGCGTCGCGTTGGGGCGCCGCTGCTCTGGAGCCCGAACGAAGAAGAGGAGAGACAGCTTTCCCAGGACTGGGAGGAGTTGATGGATATGATTGTGCTGGGACAGGTTGAGAGGATCACCGCCCGGCATGGCGAAGTACTGCAACTTCGTCCCAAAGCCGCCAACAGTAAAGCGCTCACTGAAGCGGTAGGTGCCAAGGGGGAACCGATCCTGACGTTGCCGCGCGGTTTCTATCTCAAAAAGAATTTCACCGGGGCGCTGCTGGCACGCCACTTCCTGTTGAAAACATAG
- the ptsP gene encoding phosphoenolpyruvate--protein phosphotransferase: MLTRLREIVEKVASAPRLNEALNILVTDICLAMETEVCSVYLADHDRRCYYLMATRGLKKPRGRTVTLAFDEGIVGLVGRLAEPINLADAQKHPSFKYIPSVKEERFRAFLGVPIIQRRQLLGVLVVQQRELRQYDESEESFLVTLATQMAAILSQSQLAALFGQYRHTRIRALPASPGVAIAEGWMDATLPLMEQVYEASTLDEALERERLTAALEEAANEFRRYSKRFAAGAQKETAAIFDLYSHLLSDARLRRELFAEVDKGSVAEWAVKKVIEKFAEQFAVLTDGYLKERAGDLRALGQRLLFHLDDTIQGANAWPNRFVLVADELSATTLAELPQDRLAGVVVRDGAANSHAAIMVRALGIPTVMGADIQPSVLHRRTLVVDGYRGELLVDPEPVLLQEYQRLISEENELSKLAEDDVNLPAHLKSGERVKVMLNAGLSPEHEEKLGSRIDGIGLYRTEIPFMLQSGFPSEEEQVAQYQGMLQMFNDKPVTLRTLDVGADKQLPYMPISEENPCLGWRGIRITLDQPEIFLIQVRAMLRANAATGNLSILLPMVTSIDEIDEARRLIERAGREVEEMIGYAIPKPRIGVMLEVPSMVFMLPQLATRVDFISVGTNDLTQYILAVDRNNTRVASIYDSLHPAMLRALAMIAREAEQHNIDLRLCGEMAGDPMCVAILIGLGFRHLSMNGRTVARVKYLLRHIEQDEARELAARSLEAQLAAEVRHQVAAFMERRGMGGLIRGGR, encoded by the coding sequence ATGCTCACCCGCTTGCGAGAAATAGTTGAAAAGGTTGCCAGTGCGCCTCGCCTCAACGAGGCGCTGAATATTCTGGTGACGGACATCTGTCTTGCGATGGAAACCGAGGTCTGTTCGGTCTATCTGGCCGACCATGACCGACGTTGCTACTACCTGATGGCAACCCGCGGTTTAAAAAAACCACGGGGACGCACCGTCACGCTCGCGTTTGATGAAGGTATTGTTGGCCTGGTCGGGCGACTGGCGGAGCCCATCAACCTTGCCGATGCGCAAAAACACCCCAGCTTCAAATATATCCCTTCCGTTAAAGAGGAGCGTTTCCGCGCGTTTCTTGGCGTGCCAATTATTCAGCGCCGTCAACTGCTCGGCGTGCTTGTTGTCCAGCAGCGAGAGTTGCGCCAGTACGACGAAAGTGAGGAGTCTTTCCTCGTCACGCTGGCAACGCAGATGGCTGCGATCCTCTCTCAGTCCCAGCTGGCAGCCCTTTTTGGTCAGTATCGTCATACGCGTATCCGCGCGCTTCCGGCTTCGCCGGGCGTCGCTATCGCCGAAGGCTGGATGGATGCCACGCTGCCGCTGATGGAGCAGGTCTACGAAGCCTCTACGCTCGATGAAGCGCTTGAGCGCGAGCGGCTTACCGCGGCGCTGGAAGAGGCGGCGAATGAGTTTCGTCGCTACAGCAAACGCTTTGCCGCTGGCGCGCAAAAAGAGACGGCGGCTATTTTCGATCTCTACTCTCACCTGCTTTCCGATGCGCGTTTGCGCCGGGAGCTGTTTGCCGAGGTCGATAAAGGTTCGGTGGCAGAGTGGGCGGTTAAAAAGGTCATAGAAAAATTTGCCGAGCAGTTTGCGGTGCTGACTGACGGTTATCTGAAAGAGCGCGCTGGCGATTTACGCGCGCTTGGGCAACGTCTGCTGTTCCACCTCGATGATACTATTCAGGGGGCGAATGCCTGGCCGAACCGGTTTGTGCTGGTCGCCGACGAGCTCTCGGCAACAACGCTGGCGGAGTTACCGCAGGACAGGCTGGCGGGCGTGGTGGTGCGTGATGGCGCTGCGAACTCGCATGCCGCCATTATGGTGCGCGCGCTCGGTATTCCGACCGTGATGGGGGCGGATATTCAGCCTTCCGTACTGCATCGCCGCACGCTGGTGGTGGATGGATATCGCGGTGAGTTGCTGGTGGATCCTGAGCCGGTTCTCCTCCAGGAGTACCAGCGTCTTATCAGCGAAGAAAATGAATTAAGCAAGCTGGCGGAAGACGACGTCAACCTGCCCGCGCATCTGAAAAGCGGTGAGCGGGTGAAGGTGATGCTCAACGCTGGCTTAAGCCCCGAGCACGAAGAAAAGCTCGGCAGCCGCATTGATGGCATTGGTCTCTACCGCACCGAAATACCGTTCATGCTGCAAAGCGGCTTCCCTTCAGAAGAGGAGCAGGTTGCGCAGTATCAGGGCATGTTGCAGATGTTTAACGATAAACCCGTCACGTTGCGCACCCTGGACGTCGGCGCAGATAAGCAACTGCCTTATATGCCCATCAGTGAAGAGAACCCCTGCCTCGGCTGGCGTGGGATCCGCATTACCCTCGATCAGCCTGAAATCTTCCTTATCCAGGTTCGTGCGATGCTGCGCGCCAACGCTGCCACGGGGAATCTCAGTATTCTGCTGCCGATGGTCACCAGTATTGACGAGATCGACGAAGCGCGGCGGTTGATAGAACGTGCAGGGCGCGAAGTGGAAGAGATGATCGGCTATGCGATCCCTAAACCCCGTATCGGCGTGATGCTTGAAGTGCCTTCGATGGTCTTTATGCTGCCGCAGCTGGCGACCCGCGTTGATTTTATCTCCGTTGGCACCAACGACTTAACGCAATACATTCTGGCGGTCGATCGCAACAATACGCGCGTTGCCAGCATCTATGACAGCCTGCACCCGGCGATGCTTCGTGCCCTGGCGATGATCGCCCGCGAAGCCGAGCAGCATAATATCGACCTGCGCCTGTGCGGTGAAATGGCTGGCGATCCGATGTGCGTGGCGATCCTGATTGGCCTCGGTTTCCGTCACCTGTCAATGAACGGACGTACCGTCGCGCGGGTGAAATACCTGTTACGTCATATCGAACAAGATGAGGCGCGTGAACTGGCCGCGCGTAGCCTGGAAGCACAGCTGGCAGCCGAAGTGCGCCATCAGGTGGCAGCGTTTATGGAACGACGCGGTATGGGCGGTTTGATCCGCGGTGGTCGCTAA
- a CDS encoding NADP(H)-dependent aldo-keto reductase gives MHYHRIPHSALEISQLGLGTMTFGEQNSEADAHAQLDYAVSQGINLIDVAEMYPVPPRPETQGLTETYVGNWLAKRGNREKLVIASKVSGPSRNNDAGIRPNQILDRKNIRAALDASLKRLQTDYLDLYQVHWPQRQTNCFGKLGYTWNESAPAVSLLETLEALTECQRAGKIRYIGVSNETAFGVMRYLHLADKHDLPRIVTIQNPYSLLNRSYEVGLAEVTQYEEVELLAYSCLGFGTLTGKYLNGAKPAGARNTLFSRFTRYSGEQTQKAVAAYVDIAKRHGLDPAQMALAFVRRQPFVASTLLGATTMDQLKTNIESFHLNLSEEVLAEIEAVHQVYTYPAP, from the coding sequence ATGCATTATCACCGTATCCCCCACAGCGCTCTGGAGATCAGCCAACTGGGGTTGGGCACCATGACATTTGGTGAACAAAACAGCGAAGCCGATGCCCATGCACAACTCGATTACGCCGTCAGCCAGGGCATTAACCTGATTGACGTGGCAGAGATGTACCCTGTTCCTCCACGCCCGGAAACACAGGGTCTTACCGAAACGTATGTCGGCAACTGGTTGGCGAAACGCGGCAATCGCGAGAAGCTGGTCATCGCCTCTAAGGTTAGCGGCCCCTCCCGTAATAACGATGCCGGGATCCGCCCTAACCAGATCCTCGATCGCAAGAATATCCGTGCCGCGCTGGATGCCAGCCTCAAGCGCCTACAAACCGACTATCTCGATCTTTATCAGGTGCACTGGCCGCAGCGTCAGACGAACTGCTTCGGTAAGCTTGGCTACACCTGGAACGAGAGTGCCCCGGCCGTTAGCCTGCTGGAAACGCTGGAAGCGCTTACGGAGTGCCAGCGCGCGGGTAAGATCCGCTACATTGGTGTGTCCAACGAGACGGCGTTTGGCGTGATGCGCTATCTGCATCTGGCCGATAAACACGACCTGCCGCGCATCGTGACCATTCAGAACCCGTACAGCCTGCTGAACCGCAGTTATGAAGTGGGTCTGGCGGAAGTAACGCAGTACGAAGAGGTGGAACTGCTCGCCTACTCATGTCTGGGCTTCGGTACCCTGACGGGCAAATATCTGAACGGCGCGAAACCGGCTGGCGCGCGTAACACGCTTTTCAGCCGCTTCACCCGCTATAGCGGTGAGCAGACGCAAAAAGCCGTTGCGGCCTATGTGGATATCGCGAAGCGTCACGGGCTGGATCCGGCGCAGATGGCGCTGGCCTTTGTACGTCGTCAGCCGTTTGTGGCGAGTACCCTGCTCGGCGCAACGACGATGGATCAGTTGAAAACGAATATTGAGAGTTTCCATCTGAACCTGAGTGAAGAGGTGTTAGCGGAGATTGAAGCGGTGCATCAGGTTTATACCTACCCGGCACCGTAA
- a CDS encoding YgdI/YgdR family lipoprotein, with protein MKKWAVIISAVGLAFAVSGCSSDYVMSTKDGRMILTDGKPEVDDDTGLVSYRDREGNQMQINRDEVSQIIER; from the coding sequence ATGAAAAAATGGGCAGTAATTATCTCAGCAGTCGGTTTAGCGTTTGCGGTATCGGGTTGTAGCAGCGACTATGTCATGTCAACGAAAGATGGTCGTATGATCCTGACCGATGGCAAACCCGAAGTCGACGACGATACCGGTCTGGTGAGCTACCGCGATCGCGAAGGCAATCAAATGCAGATTAATCGCGACGAAGTCTCCCAGATCATCGAGCGTTAA